The genomic region TAATCAGATTCTTTACACTTTTGAAAGGTATATGGTATTTTTTCGATATTTTAAGCTCTGCAAGATTAGTTGCATCTTGAAAAGCCATCCCCTTTGCCACGGATATGTCCCGTGTTTCACAAATTTCGTTAAGTATTTCAAATGTATCCATTGCTTATCATTTCTTTTAATAGATATTCTTGCATTTAAAACTATTTGATAATGATTTATAATAACAAATCAAAAAATAATTGAATTGTATAAAAAATAGGTTGAATATGTCTAATAAGATATAATATTCTGAAAACCTTCTGATCACTCTGATTTTAATATTACCTGAGGTAATATTTCTTAACTACTATTAACCGTTTTTTCTTCTGAATAACAATGTTCCAATGATGATCATCATCCAAAAGCCCACCAAGTCAATCCACTCATATAATTCAATAACAGGACAGGTCATAATAACCTCGAATATTACCTTTAAAGCAAAGAAAAAACCAGCAATAAAGAAAGCAAGATACAAATTCTCCCTTCTAAACATCATTATCAATAACCCGAGCAGCATTACTATTATCGCTGATACCAGATCTCTGAAAGTATCCATCATGATAACAGAGTAGATAATATTGGCTGCCCCGCCAATTATTAGTGGAATGGCAACGATCTTCCATAAGCGAATTTCCATGAAATATTATTCCCGTTACTTACACTTATTAATCTTCCCAATTTGATTCTTACCTATTAAATAAGTAAACAATTATGTTTAACATACCCCTTTAAAATAAGTGCTTACAATTAATATATAGAAATGGAGTCCAATATTCTCATTGATACATATAATCGTAAAATAACATCCTTACGGGTATCGATAACCAGTCAATGCAATCTTAATTGCTTTTACTGTCATAATGAAGGACAGAGCGGGCATGAATCAGATATGAGTGCTGACCTCATTACCAACATAATAAATACTGCTGCGAGTCTGGGTGTAAAACGGGTAAAATTTTCTGGTGGTGAGCCCCTGTTGAGAAAAGATTTCGAAAAAATACTTGCTGATCTTCCTGAATTAAATAATGTATCTGCCACCACAAACGGAGTGTTATTATCCAAAAGAGCTGCAGGGCTAAAAGCTGCAGGGTTGGACAGGGTAAATATAAGTCTGGATACCTTAGACCCGAAAGTTTATTCAAAGATATGTGGATGTAATGGGAATACCCACCAGAAAGTTCTGGATGGAATCTATGCAGCTGTAGATGCGGGTCTGATTCCTGTTAAACTGAATCTTGTAATGCTCAAGGGTTTAAATTCAGATGAACTTGATGATATGATCGAATTTATTAGAAGATTTAACGGGGACGTTATCCTGCAGATAATAGAACCGATGGATTTCGGCAGTGTACAACATGTGAGTATGGATGATATTGAAAAGAAATTGATTTCCAGGGCATCCAGTGTCACAGAGAGGAAAATGCACCGCAGGAAGAAATATCTGATAGATGGCTCGGAAGTTGAACTTGTGAGGCCTATTGATAATTCGGAATTTTGTGCCAACTGTAACCGTTTAAGGGTGACTGCCGATGGAAAATTGAAACCCTGCTTATTGAAGAACGACAACCTTGTGGATGTGAGCAATGCCTGTGAACATGATCTTCCCTCATTATTTATCCAGGCTGCAAAAAGACGGGAACCCTTCTATAAAGGAAATTAGTTAATAGAAAGCAGGAAATCAAGGACCATTGTTGTGAAATATGTCTCTATGATTGCCGCAATGAATATCAACGGAATGATCACAATAAGATAGATCCTGATAGCATTTAGAAATTCATATTTAAGGTCTACTTGTTTTATTTGAAATATTTTTTGAAAGATACGTACACCCAGTTTCATACCGATACTTGCGCTTGTAAATGTTATGGGAATTTCGATTATACCATGAGGGATCAAAGTGATAAACACTAATAAGAAACCATATTGGGAGGCAAATTGAAAAAATACAATTCCAATAAGGATCCCATTCGTCAGGACTATTAAAATTGATGGGATACTAAAGAATATCCCGGAAATTATCAAAACGAAATTTACCATTGCATTATTAGAAAAAATAAAAAGCATAATTTCAAAATGGGATGCACCAGAAACAATATCAATTTTTTTTTGAAATTCATTTATAAGCTCATTCACAATATCAAACTGGTAGATGGCAAATAAATAACCGGCTATGATACCCAACAAAAACACAATACAGGTAAGAATAAAATATGGTCGCAAAGATTTCAGGTAAATTAACATTTCCTGTTTTTGCGGACCGATTATGGTGTTATAAAAAGTTTCTTTCATGCTGCAAATAACATACTTATTGTATTTCTGGTAGCCGGTGCCAAACCCAAAACAATTATTATTAATTTCATCAGGTCTTTAAGTTTCCTCGATTCCTCATCCTCTTCGAAACGTGTGTCAAGAATATATATTACTGGTATGAATATTAAAAGTTTTAGGGGCAGCATGATACTGGCAGTTCCTGTCAGGTCTATCATAAATGTAGGAACAACATGTTTTTCTATATAATTTAGAAAATCCACTCCGTAGAAAGTAGATGAAGCATCCAGCATGTGTACCAGAATAATACTGATATTAATACGCTGGGTGAACATAGTGTTCCCGGTTTTTTTAGCTATAAGGTATATTAATGCAGTAACTCCAACTGCTAATGCAGGTATGAAAACTAAAGCAGCGGGATTGACGATGTTCTCCTTTAATAACAGAATTCCCAGATTGATAACAGCCCATAATATTCCAGCTGCACCAAATGCTTTTTTCCAATCATCCACTACGCCAAGATCCCTTAGCTTAACAGATAGGAAAAGTAGACCTACAGTTATGACAAACATCAATAGATAAATTGGTGGGGTAATGAACAGGTATTGAACAGGTGGTACGAACATGTCTGCATCTTCAAAGACCCTTAATATAGAACCTGCAACTACATAAGGAATAATCACCTTTATGAATTCCCAATCAGCTTCTACTTTCATTTTTTCAAGCAATTTCATTATACCAAAAATGGATATTCCGAGTATTATTGCCCAGGTTATGGTGTTTACAGGATTGTAACCATCATCAGAAATAATTGGATTAATGTAATATTGAAAAACAAAATCCTGTACCGCTTGCAAAGTCCCCATAATTTATAACCTCTTACGATATTATATGGTATTCACATGAATGTATCAAATATGGACAATTTCAAATCCAGATGGATGATGCTACCTAGAAATGTGGTTGTAGGTGATGGTGTCGTCAATGACATTGGTAACGTCTGTAACGCACTTAAACTTAATGGGAATGCCTTGATAGTCAGCGGACCTACAACGATAAACAAAGTTGGTAAGACGGTTTTAGCTGTTCTTGAAGATTCAGGAAATGATGTCCATTCAGTAATTGTTGAAAGAGCAGAAATGGATGAAGTGCAAAAAGTTGAGCAGCTTATCTCGGAAATTGATTCCAAAACCCCATTGTTCCTGCTTGGTGTGGGAGGGGGAAAAGCTATTGATATTGCAAAACTGGCGTCCATACGAGCAGGATGTAGTTTTATCAGTGTTCCATCTGCCGCTTCCCATGACGGTATAGTTTCATCAAGGGCATCAATCACTCATAATGGCGAGACAGCGTCTGTTGAAGCAGAACCTCCAATTGCTGTTGTGGCCGATACTCAAATTATAGCCAATGCGCCTTACAAATTGCTTGCATCGGGTTGTGGTGACATTATTTCAAAATGTACAGCAATAAAGGACTGGGAACTGGCACATCGTCTTAAGGATATAAAGATCAGTGAATATGCTTCACAACTTTCTATGATGACTGCAAAAATCCTGATGGATTCGGCCAGCTCCATTAAACCCAGGAATCCAGAATCTGCACGAATGGTCGTGAAAGCACTG from Methanosarcinales archaeon harbors:
- the moaA gene encoding GTP 3',8-cyclase MoaA, which encodes MESNILIDTYNRKITSLRVSITSQCNLNCFYCHNEGQSGHESDMSADLITNIINTAASLGVKRVKFSGGEPLLRKDFEKILADLPELNNVSATTNGVLLSKRAAGLKAAGLDRVNISLDTLDPKVYSKICGCNGNTHQKVLDGIYAAVDAGLIPVKLNLVMLKGLNSDELDDMIEFIRRFNGDVILQIIEPMDFGSVQHVSMDDIEKKLISRASSVTERKMHRRKKYLIDGSEVELVRPIDNSEFCANCNRLRVTADGKLKPCLLKNDNLVDVSNACEHDLPSLFIQAAKRREPFYKGN
- a CDS encoding stage II sporulation protein M, which encodes MKETFYNTIIGPQKQEMLIYLKSLRPYFILTCIVFLLGIIAGYLFAIYQFDIVNELINEFQKKIDIVSGASHFEIMLFIFSNNAMVNFVLIISGIFFSIPSILIVLTNGILIGIVFFQFASQYGFLLVFITLIPHGIIEIPITFTSASIGMKLGVRIFQKIFQIKQVDLKYEFLNAIRIYLIVIIPLIFIAAIIETYFTTMVLDFLLSIN
- a CDS encoding DUF63 family protein; the encoded protein is MGTLQAVQDFVFQYYINPIISDDGYNPVNTITWAIILGISIFGIMKLLEKMKVEADWEFIKVIIPYVVAGSILRVFEDADMFVPPVQYLFITPPIYLLMFVITVGLLFLSVKLRDLGVVDDWKKAFGAAGILWAVINLGILLLKENIVNPAALVFIPALAVGVTALIYLIAKKTGNTMFTQRINISIILVHMLDASSTFYGVDFLNYIEKHVVPTFMIDLTGTASIMLPLKLLIFIPVIYILDTRFEEDEESRKLKDLMKLIIIVLGLAPATRNTISMLFAA
- a CDS encoding NAD(P)-dependent glycerol-1-phosphate dehydrogenase is translated as MNVSNMDNFKSRWMMLPRNVVVGDGVVNDIGNVCNALKLNGNALIVSGPTTINKVGKTVLAVLEDSGNDVHSVIVERAEMDEVQKVEQLISEIDSKTPLFLLGVGGGKAIDIAKLASIRAGCSFISVPSAASHDGIVSSRASITHNGETASVEAEPPIAVVADTQIIANAPYKLLASGCGDIISKCTAIKDWELAHRLKDIKISEYASQLSMMTAKILMDSASSIKPRNPESARMVVKALVASGVAMSIAGSSRPASGSEHKFNHALNQIAPKPALHGEQCGVGSIMMMYLHGGDWQSIRQALIEIGAPTNAEELGIEPEYIIKALINSHTIRPERYTILGTGLTTDAAERLAKITNVID